CGTGGAGAGGGGCGGGCGCGGCGGGGCTGGACGCCCCCGCTGCCTTAATTTGAGCGGCGCTGCCGCCTGCTCTGCAAAGCGACTCAGAGCTTGTCGAGTTTGCGCGCCAATTTGGCGTCGAGCGACGAAAGCCCGCCCGCGTCATGGGTTGTCAGTGTCACGGTCACGCGGTTGTAGACATTGCTCCATTCCGGGTGATGGCCCCATTTTTCGGCCCAGAGCGCGGCGCGGGTCATCCACGCGAACGCTTCGGTGAAATCCTCGAACTTGTAGGTTTTGGTAAGCGAATCGCGGCCTTCGTCCACTGACCAGCCGGATTCAAACAGCGGCGGCAGAAGGCTTTCGCGGGCGGTATCTGAAAGCAGTTCAATCAATCGTGGTCCTCCTCGTTGGATTTGCGGAACGGGCCATAGCCCGTCAGCACTTCGATTTCTTCGGTGACGGCGTCGCGCTCTGCTTGCAGGTAATGCGCGACCGCCTCGGCAAAGCCCGGATCGGCGAACCAGTGCAGCGCGTGACATTCGGTGGGCAGGTAGCCGCGCGCCAGCTTGTGTTCACCTTGCGCCCCTGCTTCCACGCGGGCAAGCCCGTGGGTGATGGCATAGTCGATGGCCTGATAATAGCACAGTTCGAAATGCAGGCAGGGGTGGTGTTCGGTGCAGCCCCAGTAGCGGCCGAAAAGGGTTTCCTGCCCGATAAAATTGAGCGCCCCCGCGACATAGCGCCCGTCACGTTCGGCAAGCACCAATAGGATGTCATCGCGCAAGGTTTCCTGTGCGATGTCAAAGAATTGGCGCGAGAGATAGGGCGCGCCCCATTTGCGCGCGCCGGTATCCTGATAGAATTGCCAGAAGGCATCCCAGTGTTCGGGCTGGATGGCATCACCCGTGAGCGCGAGGATGCGCCCGCCAAACGCTTGTGCTTGCGCGCGTTCCTTGCGGATGTTTTTGCGCTTTCGCGAGGAAAGCTGCGCGAGGAAGGCATCGAAATCACTATAGCCGTTGTTGGCCCAATGGAATTGCTGGGTCGTGCGGTGCAACAGGCCCATTCCCTGCCCGGCCTCGGCCTCGGCTGTGGTGCAGAAGGTGATGTGAAGGGAGCTTATCTCATTCCGGTTGGCAAGCTGAACTGCCCCCTGAACAAGGGCGGAGCGGCCAACCGAGTCAAAGCCGGGTTTGACCAGCAGGCGGCGCCCGGTGGCGGGGGTGAACGGCACGGCGATCTGAAACTTCGGGTAATATTGCCCGCCTGCCCGCTCAAACGCGTGGGCGAAATTATGATCGAAGATGTATTCACCTTGGGAGTGCGATTTGCCGTAAAGCGGGGCGCAGGCGATCATTTCACTATCGAGATGGGCGGTGAGGTAATGCGGCTGCCAGCCGGTGCCGGGGCCAACCGAGCCGCTTTGTTCGAGCGCGGACAAGAAGCGGTGCGTGGTGAAGGGATCGAAGGGGCGCGCGCCGTCAATGGCCTCGGCGCAGGCGCAGGCGTCCCACTCGGGCGCGGGGATGTCCGAGAGGCTGGCGTGGGCGCGGATTTCGAGGGCGGCTTCGCTGTCCATACAGGCAATATCGGGGTTCGGCCGGGCAGGGGCAAGGCGGTGGCGGTCGGGCGCGACAATTTGGAGGCCTTCAGGCGAGGTAATTTTCGAACGTGATGTTATCGGCCCAGAGCAGGGCGCGCGCCCCCTGATTGCGGGATGTGACAGTCCAGGTGAGAATCACCGCGCCAAGATCACGCAGTTCTTGCAGGCGCGGATTGTGCAGGTTGTTTGCGTTGTGGGAGACGAAGCTGGCGCCGAGTGTGGTATAATCGGCAATCTTGCGCAGGTGGACGCGGGTTGTTGCCGGCAGGTCCGGCCAGTCCTCCGCCGTATAGCCGCAGGTGATCAGACCACGGGCGATGTCAGGAGAAAGCTGGCCGATCATGGCCACGGAATGAGGATTGAACGACATGCAGGCGACCGGGCCGGGATAGTCGATCAGCGCGTCGGCTGTGGCCAGTTCGAGCGGGCCGACATTCGCACCCATCGCGCCGTCCTGATCCTTTATTTCGATCATCAGAGGCACCCGCCCGCCGATCAGGGAAAGGATTTCGGGCAAGGTGGGGATGGTTTCGCCATTGCTGTGCCTGAGCGCGATGCCGGTCAGTTCATCGGTTGTGCGCTGGCCTATTGGCCCATGTTCGCGGGTGAGGCGGGATAGCTCGGAATCGTGAAACACCATCGCTTCACCGTCGAGCGAGAGTTGCAGGTCGATCTCGATCCCGTAGCCGCGTGCGATTGCCGCCCGGATGGCGGCGCGGGAATTTTCCGGGCGGCGATGCGCCTTGTCATGCAGCGCCCGATGGGCAATCGGGCGCGCGAGGAAGGCCGGGTCAAGCGGGACCATCGGCAAGGCGGCGGAGAGCGGCATGGTGCGTCTTGCCTCAGGAAATCTGGAAAATGCCCTCGATTTCCACGGCGACGTTGAGCGGCAACGCACCAGCGGAAACGGCGGCGCGGGAATGCTGCCCGGCGTCTCCCAACGCTTCGACCAGAAAATCCGAGCAGCCATTGATGACTTGCGGCTGTTCGGTGAAATCGGGTGTGGAATTGACAAAACCGGAGAGTTTTACAGCCCGCACGAGACGGTCAAGATCACCACCGCAGGCGGCCTTGACCTGTGCCAGAAGGCCGATGCCACAGGTTTTAGCGGCGGCGGCCCCTTCTTCGGTGGTGAGATCAGCACCGACCTTGCCGGTGATCAGGGTGCCGTTTTGCTGCGAGATCTGGCCCGAGACGAACACCAGATCGCCGACTTGCACGAACGGCACGTAATTGGCGGCGGGCGCGGGGGCGGCGGGTAGGGTTACACCGAGTTCCTTGAGGCGGGCTTCGATCTTGGACATGGGCAGGGCTCCGTTCTGCTGTGTGGCGAGTCGCGGCGACGCTAGTGCAATTGGCGGGCAAAGGCGAGATGCCGATCAGCTTTCGCGGAATGCTTTGGAGAAATACACGGTGAACGGGTGCAGCAGGTAAGACAGCGGAGTGCGGTCATCGGTGCGGATAAACGCCTCGACCGGCATACCGGGGAGGAGTGACGTGCCTGCGGGCAGCTTGGCAAGCTCTCCGGTGTCGAGCGCGATTTCGGCGCGGTAATAGGCGGTGCGGGTGGTTTCATCCTGAAAGGCATCGGCGGAGATGGTGGTGATGTGGCCGAAAAGATCGCGGGCCGTGCGTTGATTGAAGGACGAGAACCGCAGGGTGACGGGCTGATTGACATAAACCGTTTCGATATGGATCGGGTTGATGCGCACGGTAATCACCAATGGGCGATCTTGCGGGACGAGATATAGCAATGGCTCGGCCGGGCGGATCACGGAGCGCGGGGCGAAGACGTTGAGATCATAGACCACGCCGGAACCGGGCGCGGTGATTTCGAGCCGGGCAATGCGTTTGTCGAGCGCGCGGCGCTTTTCACGCAGTTCGGTTTCGCGCAGGTGCAGGTCGCGCAATTGCGAAATCGCGGCCTCGCGCCGGTCCGTTCCGAGTTTGAGAATGCTGATTTCAATCTCCGCGATGCGCGCCTTGGTTTGTGCTTTTCTGGCGGCAAGTTCCCCCATGCTGCCTTGGAGGCTGGCCTGCTCACGCTCAAGTGCGAGGAGGCGGGACGCTTGGGCGAGGCCTTTGGTGCGCAATGTTTTTTGTGCCGCAAGTTCCCGGTCGATAAGGCCAAGCTGTGTGTTGAGGGCGGTGGATTGGGCGTCGACCCCGGCAATTTGCTTTGAGAGTTGTTCGCGCTGTTGTGAAAGCTGTGCGGATTGTCGGGCGAGGGATATGGTGCGGGCGCGCATCAGGGCCGTTTGGCCCTGCATGAGAGCGCGGGTGTTCGGGTCGGTGGTGGCACGTGCCAGAAGTTCGGCATCGAAGGTGGGGATTGATGCGCTATCGCGTTCGGCGGTGAGGCGGGCACGCCGGGCCATGATTTCAAAAAGCTCGGAAAGCAGGATGGCCTTTTGTGAGCCAAGGTCGGCACCGTCGAGCCGGATCAGCGGTTGGCCCGCCGCGACCTTTTCGCCTTCGCGGATCAGGATTTCCGTCACCACGCCGCCATCGGGATGCTGCACGACCTGACGGTTCTGTTCGAGTTCGATTTGCCCCGGAGCGATGACTGCGCCGGCGAGGGTTGTGAGGCTGGCCCATGTGCCAAAACCGCCGACAAGGGCCAGCAGGCCAATGTACCCGACTGCCAGTGGAAACCGGGCAGACCATCGGTGAACCGGTTCTGCTTCATCTGGGGCGGAAGGGGGCATCAGGGTCGCGCTCCGGGTTGCGCTTCGGGGTTGCGGGTCGACTTGTGTCGGGGGGCGTGATGTTGGCGGTGTTCACCACTTTTTCGCGCAGCACTGCGTCGCGCGGGCCAAACGCAGTGCGCGCACCTGCCTCCAGCATCAACAGCAAATCGCACTCCTGAATGGCGGCGGGGCGGTGCGCCATGATGATGACCGAGCGGCCCGCAGCTTTGAGCGAGCGGACCGCCTTGTTCAGCGCGACGGTGCCTGCATTGTCGAGGTTGGCGTTGGGTTCATCAAGCACCACAAGCACCGGATCGTCGTAAAGGGCGCGGGCCAGCCCGATGCGTTGCATTTGCCCCCTGAGAGCCGCCCGCCCGCCATCGAGAGCGGTGTGTCATAGCCTTGTGGAAGGGCGAGGATCATTTCATGTGCATCGGCTTTCTGCGCGGCTTCGATGACTTTTGCATCGTCTGGCGCGCGGGAGAGGCGGGCGATGTTTTCGGCAATCGTGCCGTCGAAGAACTGCACCCGCTGAGGCAAGTAGCCGATATAGCTGCCAAGGGCCTGATGTGCGTATTGATCAAGCGTTGCCCCATCGAGACGGATATGGCCCCCGGCCGGGCGCCAGACCCCGGTGAGCGCGTGCGCCAGCGTGGATTTGCCCGCGCCCGAGGGGCCGATAACGCCAAGCGCGGTGCCGGGCTCAATACGCAACGAGAGCATGCGCAGGGTTGCAGTGGACTGCCCCGGCGGCAGAACGGTGACTTGGTGCAGATCGAGCAGGGCGCGCGGGCGGGGCAGCGCGGTGCGTTCGCGCTCAGCGGGTATTTCGGACAGCAAGGCGGCGAGCGCGCGCCAGCCGGTGCGGCCACGCTCAACCACCGGCCATTGGGCGATGACCTGTTCGACCGGGGCCAATGCCCGGCCAAGCAGGATCGAGCTGGCGATCATTGCCCCGGCGGAAACATCGCCGCGCAACACCAGCAAAGCCCCCAGCCCGAGCATGGCCGATTGCAGCAACAGCCGCAGCGCCCGCGACAATGCGGTAAGCGCGCCGGAGTAATCTGTCGCCTGCATTTGCGCGGCAAGCGTGGCGTTTCGGCCCGGTTTCCAGCGTTGAAAGGCGGCCCCGCGCATTCCGAGCGAAAGCACGGTTTGCGCTTCTTCACGCAACTGGACTGTCATCGTTTGGGTGCTGCTTGCAGCGTGGGCGATACGGCGCAGCGGGGCGCGGGTGGCGGCGTGGTTAAGGATGGCGATCAAAATCAGGCTACCGCCGCCCAAAAGCGCCAATGTGCCGAGCCATGGGTGAAACACGAATACGCCAATGAGGAAAAGCGGGGTCCAGATCACATCACCGAGCGCGAGCAGAGCGGGAGAGGCCATCAACCGTTGCACTGCTTCGAGATCGGCAAGGTTGCTTGCGGTTTCGGAGTGGCGGCCAGTGGCGGATTTGCGCAGAACCGCATCGAAGACACGGCCATCCAACCGGGCCTGAAACCGGGCACCGGCGCGGGCCATGATCCGGCCACGGGCAAATTCAAGCAGGGCATGGATTGTATAGAGAAAGGCGACCAGAGCCGTAAGAGCGGTGAGCGTGGCGATGGACCGGGAGCCAAGCACGCGATCATAGACCTGAAGCATATAAAGTGGGCCGGTCAGCATCAGCAGGTTGACGAATACGCCGAACAGGCCTGCCGCCCAGAAAAGACCGCGGCTTTGGCGGCGCGCGGCACACAGTTCGGCAAGGCCGGGTGCATGGGATTGGGGATGTGTCGGGCGCATGGGCATTAACGCGTTCCGGTGTGCGGCCCGGATGCAACCGGGCGGACGGACCAATCAACCTCTGGGCGGATGTCGCGGTTTTGCCACATCCACCGTTGAAGCTTTGGCTTGGGGTAGGTTATACGGCGCAATCGATTGCATATCCATTACCGAGAAGACGGATTGGAACAATAATTGCGTGTTTTTGCGGAAATCAGGTTGATGCGACTGCGCCCACGCGCATTCGGCGCCGCAGGTTTGGTGCTGCTGGTGACACTGGCGGCGTGTAGCACGCCCGGACCGGGGCAGGCACCGGACGGAATTTTTGACCCCTATGAGCAAACAAATCGCAGTAATCATGAATTGAATCTTGCGCTCGACAAGGCGTTGATCCGGCCCACGGGCAAGGGCGTCAGTTCATTCCTGCCGGACCCGATAGAAGATTCGGTCGGCTATTTTGCCTCCAACCTGAGCCTGCCAAGCACCATCGTGAACAACCTGTTGCAGGGTGATCTTGGGGGCGCGTTGAAGAACACGCTGCGGTTTGCGGTGAACACGACCGTTGGGTTTGGCGGGTTGGCCGATCCGGCGGGGGAGTTCGGGATTTACGAGAAGAAGGCCGATTTCGGCCAGACGCTTGCGGTTTGGGGCGTGCCGGAAGGTGCCTATGTAGAGTTGCCGGTGCTTGGCCCCTCGACCGAGCGTGACGCGGCGGGCAAGGTGGTTGACCTGTTTACCAATCCGCTTTCTTATGTGCTGGACAGCCCGGAGAAATATGTTGGCACTGTGGCTGGCCTGACCTCAAAGCTGGGCGACAGGGGGCGATATTCGGAAACGATTGATTCGATCCTTTATGAAAGTGCCGACAGCTATGCACAGGCGCGCGCCATCTACTTGCAAAACCGCCGCTATGAACTTGGCGAGGACGATGGTAGCGCCTATGTCGATCCCTACGATGACCCATATGGTGACCCTTATGCAGACCCCGACGCACAATAACCCCAACCGCCGCACCGTGATGACCGGCCTGACCGCAGGCGCGGCAGTGGCGGTATGGGGCGCGCCCGCCATGGCGATGACAGCCGATGGCGCGAAACGGTTGGTTGATGCCATCGTGGCGGATATCAACAAGGTGATTGCGAAGACCAATTCCGAGGCGGCGAAAATCCGCGAGTTCGAGAAGATTTTTGTCGACTATTCTGATGTGCCCACGATTGCGCGCTATGCGCTTGGGGTCGATGCACGCCGCGCCAGCGGGGCGCAGATGCGCGCCTTTACGGCGGCGTTCCAGCGCTATGTCAGCCGGAAATACGGCAAGCGGTTCCGCGAATTCATTGGCGGCAAGATCGAGGTGAAAAAGGCGCGGAAGGTGAAGAACTTCTTCGAGGTGAAGACGATCGCGCACCTGCGCGGGGAGTCGCCTTTCGAGGTGGCGTTTCTTGTCTCGGACCGTTCAGGACACCCGAAGTTCTTCAATATCTTCATCGAAGGCGTGAACATGCTGCTGACGGAGCGCACCGAAATTGGCGCAATACTCGACCAGCGGCGCGGTGATATCAACGGGTTGATCAGCGATCTGAAGAAGCTGGGCTGAGGCGCCGGGCGTATTGCCGTTGGCAGGCGCCGTTCATTCTGAGCGTCTGTGTTGCCTTGCATGTCCGCCGCTAGCCAGTCGGAGGAACAGACACCATGAGCGAGGCGAAAGAACGGCTGGAGGGGCACTGCCTTTGTGGCGAGGTGACAATCACCGTTGAGGGCTGGCACGAACCGCGCCCCGGGGTCTGCCATTGTCGTATGTGTCAGCGGTGGTCGGGGGTATTTTTCTGGCTTTTCGTGCCTCCAAAGAGGCGGTCACGTTTGAAGGGCCGGTGACGCGCTTTGCATCGTCGGCTTTTGCGGAACGGGCGTTCTGCGCGAGGTGTGGCTCACATCTCTGGATGCGGGATGTTGATGATGAGGCGAGCGGTTATGACCTGATGCCGGGGCTGTTTGACGAGGCACTTGGCTGGCCGTTGCGCTCGGAAATATATGCCGATCATGCGATGGCATCAATGCGGCTGATAGGCGATCATCGACGCGCCACGAGGGCCGAGTATGAAGCGGCCCATTTGCACGTCGAGAGCGACAACTGAGCGCCCGCGTTAGCGTCTGGCACCGCCGCCAAAGATGTCGCGCAGCACGCCGCCGATGGTGTTGTTGCGCCGCTGGTTGCGCTGTTGCTGGGTGTTGACCTGAGGCTGTGGTTTGGGCTTGGGCGCCAGCATTGGCAGCGGGCGCGCGGGCAGACCTTTTTCGGCGCGCACCATGGTTTCATGCCAAATCTCTGCCGGCAGGCCGGAGCCGGTGACGCCGGTGAGCGGTGTGTTATCGTCATAGCCCATCCAGACACCGGCAACATAATCGGCAGAGAACCCCATGAACCACGCATCGCGCGCCGATTGCGAAGTGCCGGTCTTGCCCGCGACTTCGCGGTCGGCCAGCGCGGCACGGCGACCGGTACCGTTGGTGACGACCTTGTGCATCATCCAGATCAGCTGCGCTGCTGATTTTTCCTGAATAACGCGTTCGCCAATGCCAGACGTGGCCGAGAAGATCGGGTCTTCAGAGCCAAGCAGGCGCAGGTCGGTCATGCCGTAGGGGGTGACGGAAGAGCCGCCGTTGAGGATGCCCGCATAGGCGCCGGTCATTTCCAGCAACGTAGAGTCGGACGCTCCGAGCGCAAGTGCCGGGCCTTGGGCCAGATCGGACCGGATGCCGAACTGTTCCGCCACGGTGCGGACATTGTCGAGCCCGGACTGCATGGCAAGCTTCACCGCCGGAATGTTGAGAGAATGTTCCAAGGCTTGAGTGAGTGTGACGACGCCGTGAAATTTCTTGTCATAGTTTTTCGGGCACCATTCCCCGGAACCGGGGATATTCACGCAAAACGGCGCATCGTCAATCGTGTCGAGCGGCGAGCGGCCAAGGTCGAGCGCGGTGGCATAGACGAACGGCTTGAACGCAGAGCCGGTTTGCCGCTTGGCCATGGTGGCGCGGTTGAATTCGCCCGAGACGCGGACCTTGCGCCCGCCGACCATGGCGCGCACCGCGCCATCGGCGGACATCACCACGATGGCGGCCTGCGCTTCGGAGCCTTCCTTGACCTTGTCGGCAAAGATTGTCTGCATCGCCTCTTCCGCGGCCGCCTGCACACGCGGATCAAGCGTGGTGCGGATGGTAACATCTTCGGTGGTGTCGCGGGTGAAGAACTCGGGGCCGGTCTGCATCACCCAATCGGCGAAATAGCCGCCGGCCTTGCGTTGTGCCGCTTCCGAAAGCTGGGCCGGGTGGGCGACAGCGTTGGCGTATTTCGTGTCGTTAAGATAGCCTTGGTCGTGCATCAGTTTGAGCACGGTTTCCGCCCGCGCCTGCGAGCGTTTGAGGTTGTTGGTCGGGGCGTAGCGGGTCGGTGCTTTCAAAAGCCCGGCGAGCATTGCGGCCTCAGCCGGGGTCAGGTCGGAGGAGCTTTTGCCGAAATAACGCTGGCTTGCGGCTTCGAAGCCACGCGCACCCGCCCCGAGATAGGCGCGGTTGAGGTAGACGGTGAGGATTTCGTCCTTGGAGTATTTGGCCTCCATC
This is a stretch of genomic DNA from Aquicoccus sp. G2-2. It encodes these proteins:
- a CDS encoding 4a-hydroxytetrahydrobiopterin dehydratase, with the translated sequence MIELLSDTARESLLPPLFESGWSVDEGRDSLTKTYKFEDFTEAFAWMTRAALWAEKWGHHPEWSNVYNRVTVTLTTHDAGGLSSLDAKLARKLDKL
- a CDS encoding GNAT family N-acetyltransferase, which gives rise to MDSEAALEIRAHASLSDIPAPEWDACACAEAIDGARPFDPFTTHRFLSALEQSGSVGPGTGWQPHYLTAHLDSEMIACAPLYGKSHSQGEYIFDHNFAHAFERAGGQYYPKFQIAVPFTPATGRRLLVKPGFDSVGRSALVQGAVQLANRNEISSLHITFCTTAEAEAGQGMGLLHRTTQQFHWANNGYSDFDAFLAQLSSRKRKNIRKERAQAQAFGGRILALTGDAIQPEHWDAFWQFYQDTGARKWGAPYLSRQFFDIAQETLRDDILLVLAERDGRYVAGALNFIGQETLFGRYWGCTEHHPCLHFELCYYQAIDYAITHGLARVEAGAQGEHKLARGYLPTECHALHWFADPGFAEAVAHYLQAERDAVTEEIEVLTGYGPFRKSNEEDHD
- a CDS encoding glycerophosphodiester phosphodiesterase family protein encodes the protein MPLSAALPMVPLDPAFLARPIAHRALHDKAHRRPENSRAAIRAAIARGYGIEIDLQLSLDGEAMVFHDSELSRLTREHGPIGQRTTDELTGIALRHSNGETIPTLPEILSLIGGRVPLMIEIKDQDGAMGANVGPLELATADALIDYPGPVACMSFNPHSVAMIGQLSPDIARGLITCGYTAEDWPDLPATTRVHLRKIADYTTLGASFVSHNANNLHNPRLQELRDLGAVILTWTVTSRNQGARALLWADNITFENYLA
- a CDS encoding RidA family protein, which encodes MSKIEARLKELGVTLPAAPAPAANYVPFVQVGDLVFVSGQISQQNGTLITGKVGADLTTEEGAAAAKTCGIGLLAQVKAACGGDLDRLVRAVKLSGFVNSTPDFTEQPQVINGCSDFLVEALGDAGQHSRAAVSAGALPLNVAVEIEGIFQIS
- a CDS encoding HlyD family type I secretion periplasmic adaptor subunit gives rise to the protein MPPSAPDEAEPVHRWSARFPLAVGYIGLLALVGGFGTWASLTTLAGAVIAPGQIELEQNRQVVQHPDGGVVTEILIREGEKVAAGQPLIRLDGADLGSQKAILLSELFEIMARRARLTAERDSASIPTFDAELLARATTDPNTRALMQGQTALMRARTISLARQSAQLSQQREQLSKQIAGVDAQSTALNTQLGLIDRELAAQKTLRTKGLAQASRLLALEREQASLQGSMGELAARKAQTKARIAEIEISILKLGTDRREAAISQLRDLHLRETELREKRRALDKRIARLEITAPGSGVVYDLNVFAPRSVIRPAEPLLYLVPQDRPLVITVRINPIHIETVYVNQPVTLRFSSFNQRTARDLFGHITTISADAFQDETTRTAYYRAEIALDTGELAKLPAGTSLLPGMPVEAFIRTDDRTPLSYLLHPFTVYFSKAFRES
- a CDS encoding VacJ family lipoprotein; protein product: MRLRPRAFGAAGLVLLVTLAACSTPGPGQAPDGIFDPYEQTNRSNHELNLALDKALIRPTGKGVSSFLPDPIEDSVGYFASNLSLPSTIVNNLLQGDLGGALKNTLRFAVNTTVGFGGLADPAGEFGIYEKKADFGQTLAVWGVPEGAYVELPVLGPSTERDAAGKVVDLFTNPLSYVLDSPEKYVGTVAGLTSKLGDRGRYSETIDSILYESADSYAQARAIYLQNRRYELGEDDGSAYVDPYDDPYGDPYADPDAQ
- a CDS encoding ABC transporter substrate-binding protein, producing MQTPTHNNPNRRTVMTGLTAGAAVAVWGAPAMAMTADGAKRLVDAIVADINKVIAKTNSEAAKIREFEKIFVDYSDVPTIARYALGVDARRASGAQMRAFTAAFQRYVSRKYGKRFREFIGGKIEVKKARKVKNFFEVKTIAHLRGESPFEVAFLVSDRSGHPKFFNIFIEGVNMLLTERTEIGAILDQRRGDINGLISDLKKLG
- a CDS encoding transglycosylase domain-containing protein; this encodes MSNSGRKRPPLVADKRYSKSTAKSAKTKKAAAKAKPAARKRARKPARKRNPIAALFLGFFRLIFRVFWGIGWRMGLTVAVIIGISVAYVAYTLPPVGQLYDGRSHGSVTLLDKDGKVFAWRGDQFGGVVTAETVSPYLRNAVVATEDKRFYHHFGVSPRGIASAIRINLSEGRGPLSGNGGSTITQQTSKLICLGQPYDAKKWKNETEYEDDCRVSSLWRKIKEAIYAMAMEAKYSKDEILTVYLNRAYLGAGARGFEAASQRYFGKSSSDLTPAEAAMLAGLLKAPTRYAPTNNLKRSQARAETVLKLMHDQGYLNDTKYANAVAHPAQLSEAAQRKAGGYFADWVMQTGPEFFTRDTTEDVTIRTTLDPRVQAAAEEAMQTIFADKVKEGSEAQAAIVVMSADGAVRAMVGGRKVRVSGEFNRATMAKRQTGSAFKPFVYATALDLGRSPLDTIDDAPFCVNIPGSGEWCPKNYDKKFHGVVTLTQALEHSLNIPAVKLAMQSGLDNVRTVAEQFGIRSDLAQGPALALGASDSTLLEMTGAYAGILNGGSSVTPYGMTDLRLLGSEDPIFSATSGIGERVIQEKSAAQLIWMMHKVVTNGTGRRAALADREVAGKTGTSQSARDAWFMGFSADYVAGVWMGYDDNTPLTGVTGSGLPAEIWHETMVRAEKGLPARPLPMLAPKPKPQPQVNTQQQRNQRRNNTIGGVLRDIFGGGARR